A region from the Geobacillus vulcani PSS1 genome encodes:
- the mnmA gene encoding tRNA 2-thiouridine(34) synthase MnmA: MNKAPYETRVVVGMSGGVDSSVAALLLKEQGYDVIGIFMKNWDDTDENGVCTATEDYEDVVRVCNQIGIPYYAVNFEKQYWDKVFTYFLNEYKAGRTPNPDVMCNKEIKFKAFLEHAMSIGADYIATGHYARVEFRDGEYKMLRGADPNKDQTYFLNQLGQVQLSKVMFPIGHLQKADVRRIAKEAGLATAGKKDSTGICFIGERDFKEFLSHYLPAQPGVMKTLDGEVKGRHDGVMYYTIGQRHGLGIGGNGEPWFVVGKDVRENVLYVAQGFENEYLYSTSLKAVDVNWVSDRKPEAPFRCTAKFRYRQPDVGVTVHPLPDGDVEVVFDAPARAVTPGQAVVFYNGEECLGGGTIDEVFRNGEKLWYVG, encoded by the coding sequence ATGAACAAAGCGCCGTACGAAACGCGCGTCGTCGTCGGCATGTCCGGCGGGGTCGACTCATCGGTCGCTGCGCTGCTATTGAAAGAACAAGGATATGATGTGATCGGCATTTTTATGAAAAACTGGGATGACACCGATGAAAACGGCGTTTGCACGGCGACTGAGGACTACGAAGACGTTGTGCGCGTCTGCAACCAAATCGGCATTCCATATTATGCCGTCAATTTTGAAAAGCAGTATTGGGACAAAGTGTTTACGTACTTTTTGAACGAATACAAAGCCGGGCGCACGCCGAACCCGGATGTGATGTGCAATAAGGAAATTAAGTTCAAGGCGTTTTTAGAGCACGCCATGTCGATCGGCGCCGATTACATCGCAACCGGCCATTACGCCCGCGTCGAGTTTCGCGACGGCGAATATAAAATGCTCCGTGGAGCTGACCCGAACAAAGATCAAACGTACTTTTTGAACCAGCTCGGTCAAGTTCAGCTGTCGAAAGTGATGTTTCCGATCGGCCATTTGCAGAAAGCGGACGTGCGCCGGATTGCGAAAGAGGCTGGGCTGGCCACTGCTGGAAAAAAAGACAGCACCGGCATTTGTTTTATCGGCGAACGTGATTTCAAAGAATTTTTGAGCCATTATTTGCCAGCCCAGCCGGGAGTGATGAAAACGCTCGATGGCGAAGTGAAAGGGCGGCATGACGGCGTCATGTATTACACGATCGGCCAGCGCCACGGGCTTGGCATCGGAGGCAACGGTGAACCGTGGTTTGTCGTCGGCAAAGATGTGCGCGAAAACGTGCTCTATGTTGCCCAAGGATTTGAAAACGAATATTTGTATTCCACCTCGCTAAAAGCGGTCGATGTCAATTGGGTGTCTGACCGCAAGCCGGAAGCGCCGTTTCGCTGCACGGCGAAATTTCGCTATCGTCAGCCCGATGTCGGCGTGACGGTTCACCCGCTTCCGGACGGAGACGTGGAAGTCGTGTTTGATGCGCCGGCGCGGGCGGTGACACCGGGGCAGGCAGTTGTTTTTTACAACGGCGAGGAATGCCTCGGCGGTGGCACGATCGATGAAGTGTTCCGCAATGGCGAAAAGCTTTGGTATGTTGGTTGA
- a CDS encoding tetratricopeptide repeat protein, which yields MANFNEQGLAYMREGKYEEAIRCFSAAVEQHPDDPAGYINIGTVLAAAGEEEKALECFRQALALDERAAAAYYGIGTVYYRRGQFAQAKQMFERALGLGLDDADTHFMLGMSLWRLEMPRLALPYLQRAAELNETDAEALFQLGLCLATLEYVDEAKRYFEKTLELHPHHADAYYNLGVIYAYKDDFSAARAMFAAALDAKPDHVLAGYGKKLMEKRLAP from the coding sequence GTGGCCAATTTCAACGAACAAGGCCTGGCGTATATGCGCGAGGGGAAGTATGAGGAAGCCATCCGCTGTTTTTCCGCTGCCGTCGAACAGCATCCGGACGATCCGGCCGGATACATTAACATCGGCACCGTTCTGGCCGCAGCTGGTGAGGAAGAAAAGGCGCTGGAGTGTTTCCGGCAGGCGCTCGCCCTTGACGAGCGGGCGGCGGCCGCCTATTACGGCATTGGCACGGTTTATTATCGACGCGGGCAGTTCGCCCAAGCGAAACAGATGTTTGAGCGCGCGCTTGGGCTTGGTCTTGACGATGCCGATACGCATTTTATGCTTGGCATGTCATTATGGCGGCTCGAGATGCCGCGGCTGGCGCTGCCGTATTTGCAGCGGGCGGCCGAGCTGAACGAGACGGACGCCGAAGCGCTGTTTCAGCTTGGCCTTTGCCTCGCCACTCTCGAGTATGTTGATGAGGCGAAGCGTTATTTCGAAAAAACGTTGGAACTTCATCCGCACCACGCTGATGCGTACTACAATTTAGGCGTCATTTATGCGTATAAAGACGACTTCAGCGCCGCCCGCGCCATGTTTGCCGCCGCCTTGGACGCCAAGCCGGATCACGTGCTTGCCGGATATGGAAAGAAACTGATGGAAAAGCGGCTTGCGCCGTAA
- the recD2 gene encoding SF1B family DNA helicase RecD2, with product MQEQQMLALDGRTFIKGVCLAVIFHNEETLYTVVRVRVEETNDAPDEDEVVVTGYFPRLNEGDVYVFYGQFRHHPRFGRQYAAEQFRKQLPNTKEGVIHYLSSGLFKGIGKKTAAAIVEALGENAIAAILRDPEVLERVPKLTKKKAQQLYESLRAHEGLEQTMIALAQFGFGPQLAMKIYQAYGEEAIDIIQENPYQLVEDIEGIGFGRADEIGRQLGISGSHPARLRAASLFVLEQACLQEGHVYLREEELMERIGGLLDGRPSGAVDGQAIGQTLLMLGEEGKLIAEQGRYYLPSLYFAEKGIVSNIKRLLGQAPPAAFAESEFLLALGELEERLGMQYAPKQREAIQQALSSPLFILTGGPGTGKTTVIKGIVELFAALNGLSLDPDDYKQGEPFPVLLAAPTGRAAKRMSEATGLPAVTIHRLLGWNGAEGFSRDENEPISGKLLVIDEMSMVDTWLANQLLKAVPNGMQVIFVGDEDQLPSVGPGQVLKDLLRSGVIPFVRLNEVYRQAEGSSIIELAHEMKRGVVPADLTAPKADRSFIRCRAGQVVDVVRQIADNARKKGFSVKDIQVLAPMYRGPAGIDQLNKALQELFNPPAEGKRELSVGEVVYRVGDKVLQLVNQPEDHVFNGDIGEVVAIFYAKENTEKQDLLVVSFDGIEVTYTRQDLGQITHAYCCSVHKAQGSEFPIVILPVVKSYYKMLKRNLLYTAVTRSKQFLILCGEEEAFRFGVAKQSDGARQTALAEKLAGTAAPLIEVELPLEEANMGMENVTPYDFMGNEPS from the coding sequence TTGCAAGAGCAACAAATGCTCGCTCTCGACGGACGCACGTTCATTAAAGGAGTATGCCTGGCCGTCATTTTTCATAATGAAGAAACGCTGTATACAGTCGTCCGTGTGCGCGTTGAGGAAACGAACGATGCGCCTGATGAGGACGAAGTCGTTGTCACGGGCTATTTTCCGCGCCTAAACGAAGGGGATGTCTACGTCTTTTATGGGCAGTTCCGCCATCATCCGCGCTTCGGCCGCCAATATGCGGCCGAACAGTTCCGCAAACAGCTTCCAAACACGAAAGAAGGAGTCATTCATTATTTATCGAGCGGATTGTTTAAAGGAATCGGCAAAAAAACGGCCGCCGCGATCGTTGAAGCGCTTGGCGAAAACGCGATTGCGGCCATTTTGCGCGATCCAGAGGTGCTTGAACGGGTGCCGAAGCTGACGAAGAAAAAAGCGCAGCAACTGTATGAATCGCTTCGCGCCCACGAAGGATTAGAACAGACGATGATCGCCCTCGCCCAGTTTGGATTTGGACCACAGTTGGCGATGAAAATTTACCAGGCGTATGGCGAAGAGGCGATTGACATCATCCAAGAGAACCCGTATCAACTCGTCGAGGACATTGAAGGAATCGGCTTTGGCCGCGCCGATGAAATCGGGCGCCAGCTCGGCATTTCCGGCAGCCATCCGGCCCGGCTGCGCGCTGCTTCGCTGTTTGTTCTTGAGCAGGCGTGCTTGCAGGAAGGGCACGTTTATTTGCGCGAGGAAGAGCTGATGGAGCGCATCGGGGGACTGCTTGACGGCAGGCCGAGCGGTGCGGTGGATGGACAAGCGATCGGCCAGACGCTTCTGATGTTAGGGGAGGAAGGGAAGCTGATCGCCGAGCAAGGGCGCTATTATCTCCCTTCCCTTTACTTCGCCGAGAAAGGGATCGTCTCCAATATTAAGCGGCTGCTCGGGCAAGCGCCGCCCGCGGCGTTTGCTGAGTCGGAGTTTTTGCTGGCGCTTGGGGAGCTTGAGGAACGGCTTGGCATGCAATATGCCCCCAAACAAAGGGAAGCGATCCAACAAGCGCTTTCTTCGCCGCTGTTCATTTTGACCGGCGGTCCGGGAACGGGGAAGACGACGGTCATCAAGGGCATCGTCGAGCTGTTCGCCGCCCTCAACGGCCTGTCTCTTGACCCGGATGACTATAAACAAGGCGAGCCGTTTCCGGTATTGCTGGCTGCACCCACCGGTCGGGCGGCGAAGCGGATGAGCGAGGCGACCGGGCTGCCGGCGGTGACGATCCACCGCTTGCTCGGCTGGAATGGGGCGGAAGGGTTCAGTCGTGACGAGAACGAACCGATTTCTGGCAAGCTGCTTGTCATTGATGAGATGTCGATGGTCGACACGTGGTTGGCCAACCAGCTGCTAAAAGCCGTGCCAAACGGCATGCAAGTCATTTTTGTCGGCGATGAGGATCAATTGCCGTCCGTTGGGCCAGGGCAAGTGCTGAAAGACTTGCTCCGCTCAGGCGTCATTCCGTTCGTTCGGTTGAACGAGGTGTACCGCCAGGCGGAAGGATCATCGATCATCGAGCTTGCTCATGAGATGAAGCGCGGCGTCGTGCCGGCCGATTTGACTGCTCCAAAGGCAGACCGTTCATTCATCCGTTGCCGTGCGGGCCAGGTCGTCGATGTCGTGCGGCAAATCGCGGACAACGCGCGAAAAAAAGGGTTTTCCGTCAAAGATATTCAAGTGCTCGCCCCGATGTACCGCGGTCCAGCGGGCATTGACCAATTGAACAAAGCGCTTCAAGAGCTGTTCAACCCGCCGGCTGAGGGGAAGCGGGAGCTGTCGGTCGGTGAGGTCGTCTACCGCGTCGGCGATAAGGTGCTTCAGCTTGTCAATCAGCCGGAAGATCATGTCTTTAATGGCGATATTGGCGAAGTCGTCGCCATTTTTTACGCCAAAGAAAATACGGAAAAGCAAGACTTGCTCGTCGTCTCATTTGACGGCATTGAAGTGACGTACACACGGCAAGATTTAGGACAAATCACCCATGCGTATTGCTGTTCGGTTCATAAGGCGCAAGGAAGCGAGTTTCCGATCGTCATTTTGCCCGTTGTCAAAAGCTATTATAAGATGTTGAAACGGAATTTGTTGTATACTGCGGTGACAAGAAGCAAGCAGTTTCTCATTTTATGCGGGGAAGAGGAAGCATTTCGATTCGGCGTCGCAAAACAAAGCGACGGAGCGCGCCAGACAGCGCTCGCTGAGAAGCTGGCGGGGACGGCGGCGCCGTTGATCGAGGTCGAACTGCCGCTTGAAGAGGCGAACATGGGGATGGAAAACGTTACGCCGTATGACTTTATGGGCAATGAGCCAAGCTAA
- a CDS encoding PRC-barrel domain-containing protein: MRTFSDIKGLPIYEQMTGKMVGTITDIWFTSHGTVKGLVAERGGLFGRRRYLPLSAVQSFENDRVIICDADSFQPFPSPDSGHSLYGERGLAGSMVVAADGTTIGLLDDVYFDGQLGKIDGYEISEGFFSDLTEGKKRMELAPFTAREGVVTMETTM, from the coding sequence ATGCGGACGTTTTCCGACATCAAGGGCCTTCCCATTTATGAGCAAATGACGGGAAAAATGGTCGGAACGATCACGGACATTTGGTTTACCAGCCATGGCACGGTCAAAGGGCTTGTCGCAGAACGGGGCGGCTTGTTCGGCCGCCGCCGCTATTTGCCGCTTTCAGCCGTGCAGTCGTTCGAAAACGACCGAGTCATCATCTGTGATGCAGATAGCTTCCAGCCGTTTCCTTCTCCTGACAGCGGCCACTCTCTTTACGGCGAACGCGGCCTCGCCGGCAGCATGGTTGTCGCCGCGGACGGAACCACAATCGGACTGTTGGATGACGTATATTTTGACGGGCAATTGGGCAAAATTGACGGATACGAGATCAGCGAGGGATTTTTTTCCGATTTGACCGAAGGAAAGAAACGAATGGAGCTTGCTCCGTTCACCGCCAGAGAAGGCGTGGTCACCATGGAAACAACGATGTAA
- a CDS encoding YrzQ family protein: MNRTMTSLLAVGLGVAAYQLAQRNNWMNGRTMRRMRRRLMQAIR; encoded by the coding sequence ATGAACCGGACGATGACGTCGCTGTTAGCAGTCGGGTTAGGCGTCGCCGCTTATCAGCTCGCCCAACGAAACAATTGGATGAACGGTCGCACGATGCGGAGGATGCGCCGCCGCTTGATGCAGGCGATCCGCTGA
- a CDS encoding AI-2E family transporter — MGEQQWLSFFRIGKWLLMTAIIYLIVRMKDVWWPVIDLIATVLTPFLLASFITYLLYPLVESIHRKGMPRALAILLIYLLFFGLVGYGLYRGVPLFIAQLRELDEQLPSLMNTYRQWVRHIHDETSNWPLEMHTRIEAMFVQFEKAAAAAVTMAIHAAKALIGSAATFLLIPFIVFYMLKDIDMLKKAVWYMTPKRWREPGMAFLKDVDESLGGYIRGQLFVCAAIGVAAALGLWLAGMDYPLLLGFVIGVTNIIPYFGPLIGAVPAVILAATVSLKMVVIVLAIIFALQFLEGNVLSPLIVGKSVHMHPLVIMLALFAGGELAGVLGLILAVPTAAVLKVAIVHWKEHYAPH; from the coding sequence ATGGGTGAGCAACAATGGCTGTCGTTCTTTCGCATCGGAAAATGGCTGCTTATGACAGCTATCATCTATTTGATCGTTCGGATGAAAGACGTTTGGTGGCCGGTCATCGATTTGATCGCAACGGTGTTGACCCCGTTTTTGCTGGCGTCGTTTATTACGTATTTGCTCTACCCCCTTGTGGAATCCATCCATCGCAAAGGAATGCCGCGCGCCCTTGCCATTTTGTTGATTTATTTGTTGTTTTTCGGTTTGGTCGGCTACGGCTTGTACCGCGGTGTGCCGCTATTCATCGCCCAGTTGCGCGAACTGGATGAACAGCTGCCGTCGTTGATGAATACATACCGTCAATGGGTGCGCCACATCCACGATGAGACGTCGAATTGGCCGCTGGAGATGCATACGCGCATCGAAGCGATGTTTGTGCAGTTTGAGAAGGCGGCTGCCGCCGCCGTCACGATGGCGATCCATGCCGCCAAGGCGTTGATCGGTTCCGCGGCAACATTTCTTTTGATTCCGTTTATCGTCTTTTATATGTTGAAGGATATCGACATGCTAAAAAAGGCGGTCTGGTATATGACCCCGAAGCGATGGCGCGAACCAGGGATGGCGTTTTTGAAGGATGTCGATGAATCGCTCGGCGGCTACATCCGCGGCCAGTTGTTCGTCTGTGCGGCGATCGGTGTGGCGGCGGCGCTCGGCCTGTGGCTTGCCGGCATGGATTATCCGCTGTTGCTCGGCTTTGTCATTGGCGTGACGAACATCATCCCGTATTTTGGTCCGTTGATCGGTGCGGTGCCGGCGGTCATTTTGGCCGCGACCGTATCGTTGAAAATGGTCGTTATCGTGCTCGCCATAATTTTTGCGTTGCAGTTTTTAGAGGGGAACGTCTTGTCGCCGCTGATCGTCGGCAAAAGCGTACATATGCATCCGCTTGTCATTATGCTTGCCCTCTTTGCCGGCGGTGAGCTCGCCGGCGTGCTCGGCCTCATTCTCGCTGTTCCGACGGCGGCGGTGCTGAAAGTGGCCATCGTCCATTGGAAAGAGCATTATGCTCCGCATTGA
- the alaS gene encoding alanine--tRNA ligase, which translates to MKKLTSAEVRRMFLQFFQEKGHAVEPSASLIPVDDPSLLWINSGVATLKKYFDGRIVPENPRICNAQKSIRTNDIENVGKTARHHTFFEMLGNFSIGDYFKREAIHWAWEFLTSEKWIGFDPERLSVTVHPEDEEAYNIWRNEIGLPEERIIRLEGNFWDIGEGPSGPNTEIFYDRGEAFGNDPNDPELYPGGENDRYLEVWNLVFSQFNHNPDGTYTPLPKKNIDTGMGLERMCSILQDVPTNFETDLFLPIIRATEQIAGERYGEDPDKDVAFKVIADHIRAVTFAIGDGALPSNEGRGYVLRRLLRRAVRYAKQIGIDRPFMYELVPVVGEIMHDYYPEVKEKADFIARVIRTEEERFHETLHEGLAILAEVIEKAKAQGSTVLPGEEAFRLYDTYGFPIELTEEYAAEAGMTVDHAGFERELEQQRERARAARQDVDSMQVQGGVLGDIKDESRFVGYDELVASSTVLAIVKDGRLVEKVKAGEEAQIIVDVTPFYAESGGQVADQGVFESETGRAVVKDVQKAPNGQHLHAIIVERGTVKKGARYTARVDEAKRARIVKNHTATHLLHQALKDVLGRHVNQAGSLVAPDRLRFDFTHFGQVKPEELERIEAIVNEQIWKSLPVDIFYKPLEEAKAMGAMALFGEKYGDIVRVVKVGDYSLELCGGCHVPNTAAIGLFKIVSESGIGAGTRRIEAVTGESAYRFMSEQLAILQEAAQKLKTSPKELNARLDGLFAELKELERENESLAARLARMEAEHLTRQVKDVGGVPVLAAKVQANDMNQLRAMADDLKQKLGTAVIVLASVQGGKVQLIAAVTDDLVKKGFHAGKLVKEVASRCGGGGGGRPDLAQAGGKDPNKVGEALGYVETWVKSVS; encoded by the coding sequence ATGAAAAAGCTGACATCTGCCGAAGTGCGGCGCATGTTTTTGCAGTTTTTCCAAGAAAAAGGCCATGCGGTTGAACCGAGCGCTTCGCTCATTCCTGTCGACGATCCGTCATTGTTATGGATCAACAGCGGCGTCGCGACGTTGAAAAAATACTTTGACGGGCGCATCGTTCCGGAAAACCCGCGCATTTGCAATGCGCAAAAATCGATCCGCACCAACGACATCGAAAACGTCGGGAAAACAGCGCGCCACCATACGTTTTTTGAAATGCTCGGCAACTTTTCGATCGGTGATTACTTCAAGCGGGAAGCGATCCACTGGGCGTGGGAGTTTTTAACGAGCGAAAAGTGGATCGGCTTTGATCCGGAACGGCTGTCCGTCACCGTCCATCCGGAGGACGAGGAAGCGTACAACATTTGGCGCAACGAAATCGGCCTGCCGGAAGAACGGATCATCCGCCTCGAAGGAAACTTCTGGGACATCGGCGAAGGCCCGAGCGGTCCGAACACGGAAATTTTCTACGACCGCGGCGAGGCGTTCGGCAACGACCCGAATGATCCGGAGCTGTACCCGGGCGGGGAAAACGACCGCTATTTAGAAGTATGGAATCTCGTCTTTTCCCAGTTCAACCATAACCCGGACGGCACGTACACGCCGCTGCCAAAGAAAAACATCGACACCGGCATGGGCTTGGAGCGGATGTGCTCGATTTTGCAAGACGTGCCGACGAACTTTGAAACTGACTTGTTCTTGCCGATTATCCGCGCCACGGAACAAATCGCCGGCGAGCGGTATGGCGAAGATCCGGACAAGGACGTTGCCTTTAAGGTGATCGCCGACCATATTCGCGCCGTGACGTTTGCGATCGGCGACGGGGCGCTGCCGTCCAACGAGGGGCGCGGTTATGTGCTGCGCCGCTTGCTCCGCCGCGCGGTGCGCTACGCGAAACAAATCGGCATTGACCGCCCGTTTATGTACGAGCTCGTGCCGGTTGTCGGCGAAATTATGCACGACTACTATCCGGAAGTGAAAGAAAAAGCCGATTTTATCGCTCGCGTCATCCGCACGGAAGAAGAGCGGTTCCACGAAACGCTTCATGAGGGGCTCGCCATATTGGCGGAAGTGATCGAAAAGGCGAAAGCGCAAGGAAGCACCGTCCTTCCGGGGGAAGAGGCGTTTCGCTTGTATGATACGTACGGCTTTCCGATCGAGCTGACGGAAGAGTACGCCGCCGAAGCAGGGATGACGGTCGACCACGCCGGCTTTGAGCGTGAGTTGGAGCAGCAGCGTGAACGGGCGCGCGCGGCTCGGCAAGATGTCGATTCGATGCAAGTCCAAGGCGGAGTGCTTGGTGACATCAAGGATGAAAGCCGTTTTGTCGGCTACGATGAGCTTGTTGCCTCGTCGACGGTCCTCGCCATCGTTAAAGACGGACGGCTTGTCGAGAAAGTGAAAGCCGGTGAAGAGGCGCAGATCATCGTCGATGTGACGCCGTTTTACGCCGAAAGCGGCGGTCAAGTCGCTGACCAAGGCGTGTTTGAAAGCGAAACAGGAAGAGCGGTCGTCAAAGATGTGCAAAAAGCGCCGAACGGTCAACATCTTCATGCCATCATCGTCGAACGCGGCACAGTGAAAAAAGGAGCCCGCTATACGGCGCGCGTTGATGAGGCGAAGCGGGCGCGCATCGTGAAAAACCATACGGCGACCCATTTGCTCCATCAGGCGCTAAAAGACGTGCTCGGCCGCCATGTCAACCAAGCGGGCTCGCTTGTCGCTCCGGATCGGCTGCGCTTTGACTTCACCCATTTTGGCCAAGTGAAGCCGGAGGAGCTCGAGCGCATCGAGGCGATCGTCAATGAACAAATTTGGAAGAGCCTTCCGGTTGACATTTTCTATAAACCGCTTGAGGAAGCGAAAGCGATGGGCGCAATGGCGCTGTTTGGCGAAAAATACGGCGACATTGTCCGCGTCGTCAAGGTCGGCGACTACAGCCTTGAGCTGTGCGGCGGCTGCCATGTGCCGAATACAGCGGCCATCGGGTTATTTAAAATCGTCTCCGAGTCAGGCATCGGCGCCGGCACGCGCCGGATTGAAGCGGTGACCGGGGAATCGGCATACCGCTTTATGAGCGAACAGCTGGCCATTTTGCAAGAGGCGGCGCAAAAATTGAAAACAAGCCCGAAAGAATTGAATGCACGTCTTGACGGACTGTTTGCCGAGCTGAAAGAGCTCGAGCGCGAAAATGAATCGCTTGCTGCCCGCCTTGCCCGTATGGAAGCGGAGCACCTCACCCGCCAAGTAAAAGACGTGGGCGGCGTGCCGGTGTTGGCGGCAAAAGTGCAGGCGAACGACATGAACCAGCTGCGGGCAATGGCCGACGATTTGAAGCAAAAATTGGGCACGGCGGTCATCGTGTTGGCTTCGGTGCAAGGCGGAAAAGTGCAACTGATTGCCGCGGTGACGGATGATTTGGTAAAAAAAGGATTCCATGCCGGCAAGCTGGTGAAAGAAGTAGCGTCGCGCTGCGGTGGGGGCGGCGGCGGGCGTCCGGACTTGGCGCAAGCTGGCGGCAAGGATCCAAACAAGGTCGGCGAAGCGCTCGGTTATGTCGAAACATGGGTGAAATCCGTTTCCTAA
- a CDS encoding IreB family regulatory phosphoprotein → MSSFDQTMQFHFSEEPAETNVREVLLTVYDALQEKGYNPINQIVGYLLSGDPAYIPRHKDARALIRKIERDELIEELVKFYLQGQRKD, encoded by the coding sequence GTGAGCTCGTTTGATCAAACGATGCAGTTTCATTTTTCCGAGGAGCCGGCCGAGACGAACGTTCGCGAAGTGCTGTTGACGGTGTATGACGCCTTACAGGAAAAAGGCTACAATCCGATCAACCAAATTGTCGGCTACTTGTTGTCTGGCGACCCAGCTTACATTCCGCGCCATAAAGATGCGCGTGCGCTCATCCGCAAAATCGAACGCGACGAATTAATCGAGGAATTGGTGAAATTCTATTTACAGGGGCAACGAAAGGATTAA
- the ruvX gene encoding Holliday junction resolvase RuvX, which translates to MRTLGLDLGTKTLGVAVSDELGFTAQGLETIVIDTERGDYGLKRLRSIIEEYGVDTIVVGWPKNMNGTLGPRAEASERFAAKLREEFSLPVVLWDERLSTMAAERMLIAADVSRKKRRKVIDKMAAAVILQSYLDSKR; encoded by the coding sequence ATGCGGACTCTAGGATTGGATCTCGGAACGAAAACGCTCGGCGTAGCGGTGAGCGACGAACTGGGCTTTACAGCGCAAGGATTGGAGACGATCGTCATTGATACGGAGCGCGGCGACTACGGCTTAAAGCGGCTGCGCTCCATCATTGAGGAATATGGCGTCGACACGATTGTCGTTGGGTGGCCGAAAAACATGAACGGGACGCTTGGGCCGCGCGCTGAGGCAAGCGAACGGTTCGCCGCCAAATTGCGCGAGGAGTTTTCTTTGCCTGTTGTGCTTTGGGATGAACGGCTGTCGACGATGGCTGCCGAACGGATGTTGATCGCTGCGGACGTCAGCCGGAAAAAACGGCGGAAAGTGATCGACAAAATGGCCGCGGCCGTCATTTTGCAGTCATATTTGGACAGTAAACGATGA
- a CDS encoding DUF1292 domain-containing protein, whose product MEHGDRHITVVDEHGNEQLCEILFTFESDDFGKSYVFYYPIGVEAEDENGETEVHVSAFIPGDENKEGELLPIETEEEWDMIEEVWNTFCAEQEEEDDE is encoded by the coding sequence ATGGAACACGGAGACCGTCATATTACCGTTGTCGATGAACATGGCAACGAGCAGCTGTGCGAAATTTTGTTTACGTTTGAATCGGATGATTTCGGCAAGTCGTATGTGTTTTACTATCCGATCGGCGTTGAGGCGGAAGATGAGAACGGCGAGACGGAAGTGCACGTTTCCGCCTTCATCCCTGGGGATGAGAACAAAGAAGGCGAACTGCTCCCTATCGAGACGGAAGAAGAGTGGGACATGATCGAAGAAGTATGGAATACGTTTTGCGCTGAACAGGAAGAGGAAGACGACGAATAA
- the mltG gene encoding endolytic transglycosylase MltG has product MKQNDFRAPEARLVRKIVLIVCAVLLAALVIAGASSFLYIRSALKPVDPDDRTPVHVSIPIGSSAAEIAEQLEQKRLIQSAAVFRLYVRWKNESGFQAGEYELTRAMPMARIIELLKTGKSLKIGLKLTVPEGSQLVQIADLIAAKTGYKYEQIMKLLNDRAYIERLMKKHPDLLTDDIFRKGIRYPLEGYLFPATYVFADEKPPLSEIIEAMVAKTAAVLDTYKAAMEEKNMSPHQLLTMSSLIEEEATEKADREKIASVFYNRLRRGMPLQTDPTVLYALGQHKERVLYKDLQVNSPYNTYMHKGLPPGPIANAGVMSIEAALEPAATDYLYFLATPGGEVIFTKTLAEHNREKAKHIGEQ; this is encoded by the coding sequence ATGAAACAGAACGATTTTAGGGCGCCAGAGGCGCGGCTTGTACGGAAAATCGTCTTGATTGTCTGCGCTGTTCTGCTGGCGGCGCTTGTCATTGCCGGCGCCAGCAGTTTCTTATACATCCGCTCAGCGCTTAAGCCTGTTGATCCGGATGACCGCACCCCGGTCCATGTCTCGATTCCGATCGGTTCATCGGCGGCGGAGATTGCCGAGCAGCTCGAACAAAAGCGGCTCATTCAAAGCGCGGCCGTGTTTCGCTTGTACGTCCGCTGGAAAAATGAATCCGGCTTCCAGGCTGGGGAGTATGAACTGACGCGGGCGATGCCAATGGCGCGCATCATCGAGCTGTTAAAAACGGGGAAATCGCTGAAAATCGGGTTGAAGCTGACCGTTCCGGAAGGGTCGCAGTTGGTGCAAATCGCTGACCTCATTGCCGCGAAAACGGGCTACAAATACGAACAGATTATGAAACTGCTTAATGATCGCGCGTATATCGAACGGCTGATGAAAAAGCACCCGGATTTGTTGACTGATGATATTTTTCGGAAAGGCATCCGCTATCCGCTGGAAGGCTACTTGTTCCCGGCGACGTATGTGTTTGCTGATGAAAAGCCGCCGCTTTCCGAGATCATTGAGGCGATGGTGGCGAAAACAGCAGCTGTGCTCGACACATATAAGGCGGCGATGGAAGAAAAGAACATGTCGCCGCATCAGCTGTTGACGATGTCGTCTCTCATTGAGGAAGAGGCGACGGAAAAAGCGGACCGCGAAAAAATCGCCAGCGTGTTTTACAATCGGTTGCGCCGCGGCATGCCGCTTCAGACCGACCCGACCGTTTTGTATGCCCTTGGCCAACATAAAGAGCGTGTGTTGTATAAAGATTTGCAGGTCAATTCGCCGTACAATACGTACATGCATAAAGGACTGCCGCCGGGGCCGATCGCCAACGCCGGGGTCATGTCGATTGAAGCGGCGCTCGAGCCGGCGGCGACCGACTATTTATACTTTTTGGCAACACCGGGAGGCGAGGTCATTTTTACGAAAACGTTGGCCGAGCATAACCGGGAAAAGGCAAAACATATTGGGGAACAATAG